One window from the genome of Enterobacter asburiae encodes:
- a CDS encoding lipoprotein, translating to MKRFISVALLAALLAGCAHDSPCVPVYDDQGRLVHTNTCMKGTTQDNWETAGAIAGGAAAVAGLTLGIVALTK from the coding sequence ATGAAAAGATTCATTTCCGTTGCACTTCTCGCTGCGCTGCTTGCTGGTTGCGCGCACGACTCTCCATGTGTACCGGTTTACGACGACCAGGGCCGACTGGTTCATACCAATACCTGTATGAAAGGCACCACTCAGGATAACTGGGAGACCGCGGGTGCTATCGCCGGCGGTGCTGCCGCAGTAGCGGGTTTGACGCTGGGTATTGTTGCTCTGACGAAGTAA